In Toxoplasma gondii ME49 chromosome VIII, whole genome shotgun sequence, a single genomic region encodes these proteins:
- a CDS encoding hypothetical protein (encoded by transcript TGME49_270280), whose amino-acid sequence MPTVDGMEKSAFISTFLARMAVEREPPVDIAARIEVEDKAFSGLVTVGQFSIVVKSDKDSQEHFEVPLYCLKTVSYEDSRASLQLMLAPEDCKDFSVDAVETVTLDMEFLDQSRLAQFSEALGRVVNSECMEGPEQDLLDALASPNEDYISADAGDGSEPSSQSNSQPRKLRKTCDFASTKDLEELVFSAGLSANKVSAHDVPTSSMAGSITSIQSPISQPIDTEQDTHQAKSRRRRVEFASTKDLEAAGEIVTWSFSHSDRHDAPGSSDVHVDPGTDAENGQAALQASQATQKATAQHTPSRQTQEAQTLLSPHETSCGSKDGVGVGSSHIQASAASIGLGAEYKGEACCTAEDARRLNHPESHSKLTAVNSSISQHTLLSAVSPVTTTRRDRAHTSCGQERRGGAKVIFPPADTKAPVAMFAESPGAHQLPQGLHGCRSFPSPFVDIMPRKKRTYTQGHCPHSKQLHETSPPKESFSSYGNLNPAQPEDDRESVVRMLVRATESIENGKHKLLNLVHSEFKNAESEIQQKFLRLIECQKASFDKLAINVETEKRNILKRMQVLPDRVPEFNLEFKHPAFRAVLAEKEAGTDEAAGISVQDMIRAFKEETHDKLRGIQKRVLGTRDAD is encoded by the exons CAAGAGCATTTCGAGGTTCCTCTGTATTGCTTGAAGACAGTGTCATACGAGGACTCGCGTGCAAGCCTGCAACTCATGCTGGCGCCTGAGGACT GCAAAGACTTCAGTGTCGACGCAGTGGAAACTGTCACACTAGATATGGAGTTTCTTGACCAATCGAGACTTGCTCAGTTCTCGGAGGCTCTAGGAAGAGTCGTGAACTCTGAG TGCATGGAGGGCCCCGAGCAGGATTTGCTTGACGCGCTGGCGAGCCCGAATGAGGACTACATATCTGCTGATGCCGGTGATGGCAGTGAACCGAGCAGCCAATCGAATTCCCAGCCGCGGAAACTGCGAAAAACGTGTGACTTTGCTTCGACAAAA GATTTAGAAGAACTAGTATTTTCCGCGGGCCTATCGGCAAACAAGGTCTCCGCTCATGACGTACCTACAAGCAGCATGGCGGGTAGTATCACTTCCATACAAA GCCCGATTTCTCAGCCGATTGACACAGAACAGGATACGCATCAAGCGAAGTCTCGTCGTCGTCGCGTAGAGTTCGCGTCAACGAAAGACTTGGAGGCTGCAGGCGAAATTGTGACGTGGTCATTCTCTCATTCGGACCGTCACGATGCACCGGGCAGTTCGGATGTTCACGTTGATCCTGGGACTGACGCAGAAAATGGTCAGGCCGCACTTCAAG CAAGCCAAGCCACCCAGAAAGCTACTGCCCAACACACGCCATCCCGACAGACACAAGAAGCTCAGactctgctgtctccacacGAAACATCATGCGGAAGCAAAGATGGTGTTGGGGTCGGCAGTAGTCACATCCAGGCGTCGGCTGCCAGCATCGGTCTCGG GGCTGAGTACAAAGGAGAAGCATGCTGCACCGCCGAGGACGCAAGACGTTTGAATCACCCAGAATCTCATTCGAAGCTTACTGCGGTCAACTCATCCATATCTCAGC ACACGCTTCTGAGTGCCGTTTCACCGGTGACAACGACACGACGCGATCGCGCGCAC ACCTCTTGCGGACAAGAACGACGAGGTGGTGCAAAAGTAATATTCCCTCCCGCCGACACGAAGGCACCTGTTGCGATGTTCGCGGAATCACCTGGAGCTCACCAGTTGCCGCAGGGGCTGCATGGCTGTCGGTCGTTTCCTTCACCTTTTGTGGATATCATGCCGAGAAAGAAA AGAACGTACACCCAAGGCCACTGCCCCCACTCTAAACAGCTGCACGAAACATCTCCGC CAAAAGAGTCCTTCAGTAGCTATGGCAATCTTAATCCTGCTCAGCCTGAGGACGATCGGGAGAGCGTTGTCCGTATGTTG GTGAGGGCAACCGAGTCTATAGAAAATGGGAAACATAAACTTTTAAATCTAGTACACTCCGA ATTCAAAAATGCCGAATCCGAGATTCAACAGAAGTTTCTGCGGCTCATCGAGTGCCAGAAGGCCAGTTTTGATAAGCTTGCCATCAACGTTGAGACA gagaagaggaacatTCTGAAGAGAATGCAGGTTCTGCCAGACCGTGTCCCCGAATTCAATCTGGAGTTCAAACACCCAGCATTTCGTGCTGTGCTGGCCGAAAAAGAGGCTGGTACCGATGAGGCTGCCGGGATCTCCGTACAGGATATGATCAGAGCATTTAAGGAGGAAACCCATGATAAGCTCCGTGGGATTCAAAAG CGAGTGTTAGGCACACGAGACGCTGACTAG
- a CDS encoding hypothetical protein (encoded by transcript TGME49_270290), which translates to MGFLLKCSDHILYGDPGSLIGTSLFFGQHSTKCWVFELQIEFGDTVWQNLHSLQNVPLLLHTLVSQQRLNLVSSCDAHCLNVDGKLIKTGLLALDEPQKLLLNLGFGIFESDGNG; encoded by the coding sequence ATGGGTTTCCTCCTTAAATGCTCTGATCATATCCTGTACGGAGATCCCGGCAGCCTCATCGGTACCAGCCTCTTTTTCGGCCAGCACAGCACGAAATGCTGGGTGTTTGAACTCCAGATTGAATTCGGGGACACGGTCTGGCAGAACCTGCATTCTCTTCAGAatgttcctcttctcctgcaTACCCTGGTATCTCAACAGAGACTCAATCTCGTGTCTTCGTGTGATGCTCACTGTCTCAACGTTGATGGCAAGCTTATCAAAACTGGCCTTCTGGCACTCGATGAGCCGCAGAAACTTCTGTTGAATCTCGGATTCGGCATTTTTGAATCTGACGGCAATGGATAG